In a single window of the Acyrthosiphon pisum isolate AL4f chromosome X, pea_aphid_22Mar2018_4r6ur, whole genome shotgun sequence genome:
- the LOC100161602 gene encoding uncharacterized protein LOC100161602 isoform X1 — protein MSLSACGLAVFACVAVLVLQSAVDSTDALPTTDLSLQSSTPLSLSSRDVEDEVQGTSALTTTSTDVVVGDYALKDLALVDSEKGHVHKPIKKKKPLGKHKKKKNSFKDKFLPLLLIPFVIQTMLIPFFIMKLKLLALKAMAVGKFAILLIAFNMMRNWSQNAHSTSIRGSTGDSLLMAQNYGFNGVPEFGAIFNGR, from the exons ATGTCACTCTCCGCGTGCGGTCTCGCCGTTTTCGCGTGCGTCGCGGTATTAGTATTACAGTCCGCCGTCGATTCGACTGACGCTTTGCCGACCACAGATCTATCGCTGCAGTCATCCACACCGCTGTCGCTGTCATCGCGAGACGTCGAAGACGAAGTACAAGGCACGAGTGCCCTGACCACTACGTCAACCGATGTAGTGGTTGGTGATTATGCGCTCAAGGATTTGGCTTTAg tGGACAGTGAAAAAGGCCACGTCCATAAGCCTATCAAAAAAAAGAAACCTTTGGGCAAACACAAGAAGAAAAAGAATTCGTTCAAAGATAAATTCTTGCCTCTGCTTTTAATACCATTTGTTATTCAAACAATGCTCATACCGTTTTTCATAATGAAACTGAAATTGTTAGCTTTGAAAGCAATGGCAGTGGGCAAGTTCGCAATTCTGTTGATCGCTTTTAATATGATGCGTAATTGGTCACAAAATGCTCACAGTACTTCGATTCGTGGTTCAACTGGg GATTCATTGCTCATGGCTCAAAATTACGGTTTCAACGGTGTTCCGGAATTCGGAGCAATATTTAATGGCCGTTAG
- the LOC100161602 gene encoding uncharacterized protein LOC100161602 isoform X2 — MSLSACGLAVFACVAVLVLQSAVDSTDALPTTDLSLQSSTPLSLSSRDVEDEVQGTSALTTTSTDVVVGDYALKDLALVDSEKGHVHKPIKKKKPLGKHKKKKNSFKDKFLPLLLIPFVIQTMLIPFFIMKLKLLALKAMAVGKFAILLIAFNMMRNWSQNAHSTSIRGSTGIF, encoded by the exons ATGTCACTCTCCGCGTGCGGTCTCGCCGTTTTCGCGTGCGTCGCGGTATTAGTATTACAGTCCGCCGTCGATTCGACTGACGCTTTGCCGACCACAGATCTATCGCTGCAGTCATCCACACCGCTGTCGCTGTCATCGCGAGACGTCGAAGACGAAGTACAAGGCACGAGTGCCCTGACCACTACGTCAACCGATGTAGTGGTTGGTGATTATGCGCTCAAGGATTTGGCTTTAg tGGACAGTGAAAAAGGCCACGTCCATAAGCCTATCAAAAAAAAGAAACCTTTGGGCAAACACAAGAAGAAAAAGAATTCGTTCAAAGATAAATTCTTGCCTCTGCTTTTAATACCATTTGTTATTCAAACAATGCTCATACCGTTTTTCATAATGAAACTGAAATTGTTAGCTTTGAAAGCAATGGCAGTGGGCAAGTTCGCAATTCTGTTGATCGCTTTTAATATGATGCGTAATTGGTCACAAAATGCTCACAGTACTTCGATTCGTGGTTCAACTGGg atattttaa